In the Pseudomonadota bacterium genome, AACGTGCCGGCGACGCGGATCGCATCGCCAATCTGCGCATTGAGACATCAACGTTGTCATCCGGCGCAGGCATTGGGTCAGTTGAAGTTCACGCCTATGGCACGGCGCTTTACAATCGCTAGCATCGCTGGCGTATTCCATGCGCTATATTCCCAAAGACGTCGACGCTCAAGTCAACCTTCCTGACCGCCATCCACTGGCTGACCTGGTCTGGCTCGGAGGCGGCCTACTGTTAATTATTGTCGTGGTGTACTTGCTCGGCGGTTTTTTGATCGACCAGTTAGTCCGTTTCATTCCACCGGAATACGACAATCGTATTGGCGCCCAGCTTCCAGATGATTTTCTCATTGAGTTTGGAGAACCGATGGTATCGGGCGAGCAGGTGGAACGTACACACGCCATCTTTGAACAGCTTAAACGGCATCTGCCCAACGACGACCCGCGAGCGTATCGTCTGGTGATCATCGACACGCCCGATATCAATGCACTCGCGATTCCAGGCGGTACGATCGTGGTGTTTAGGGGTCTTTTGGATGCGGCCACTTCGGAAAACGAGGTCGCCATGGTATTGGCTCATGAGTTTGGCCACATATACCACCAACATCACTGGCGCCGACTGGGCCGGCTGGCGCTCCTCACCACTGGCGCGCTGCTAGTCGGATCGAATACCTCCGCATCGAATCAGATTGCGGGCCTATCGACACACGCTTTGTTTCAAGGCAGTAATCGACAACAAGAGGCGGAATCGGACCGCTTCGGCGTCGAGCTTTTGTGTCGATACTACGGGCACGGTGGCGGCGCCAGCGACTTTTTTGAACGGCACATCGACAAGGACACGCTTGCACGGCGCTCGATCAGCCTCTTCCTCACGCACCCACTTTCTCAAGAGCGTGTTGATGCCATACACATTCACCGAGAGAAGATAGGGTGTACGACAAATCCGCTATCGCCCTGGCTCACGCCCTCGGCAACGCCGCTCGACTAAGCAAGATCAATGTCGCATGACCGAGCACCGCATCCGACTCGGACCGTGATGGTCGCCGTGCCAACGTCATCCATCGCACTCTCACTGTCGCCGGTCGACGGCAATCGCCGTTGCGCCCCACCACACGTTCGTTCATTGGCGGCGATATTCGTGTCTAGCTCTATTTTTCAAGCGGCGGCATGCTGCTAACAATCGCCAGCCGAGTGGCCGTATCATTCACTGCCAAACGGGTTACGGTGCCCGGCAAATAAGTACTGAGGTCGGCATGCGCCTGCCAGGATTCATCACCGGGCGACCACGATAAGAGTTTCCCGTCCACCACAGTGAGGGCGCGGCCATCGGGTAACCAAGTCAAATCCTCAACATCGACGGGCATATCGACTAAGAAGGTCAATTCGCTGCCGTTCCAATCCATCAGGCGTGACGGTGCGCCCGGCAAGTGCTGGACGAAACTCAACGTGCCGGTATCGGGTCGACGATGCAACGAGCGACCGCCGTTCACGGTCAACACATAGCGTTCCGTGCTTTGTACAGTCACGACGTCAAGATGCATAAGCGGTTGGTCAACTACAAACAACGCCAACTGATCGTCCGGCAGCCAGGCATGATAGCCAACTCCTGTGACATCTTCGCGGATCGGCACATCCGCCTCGCCCAGAGCATCGTACCGCCACAAGCGTTGCGTGCCATCTCCCTCAACGACTACCGCCGAGAAACCGCTATCGATCGGTGTCGGCGAATATTCTGATAACGATGTTGACGTAACTTGACTGAGGGAACGGTCGCGCGAGTGAAAGCGGTACACATCACTTTGCCGACCATCCAAAATGCTCGCAAACAAAAAATCGTTCGTGCCCGGTACGTAAGCGGGCTGATTGTCATAGCCTGCGCGCTGCGTGACATTGGCCAAAAACCGAGTCGCGATTGCATCGGTGGCAGGATTGATCACAAACACAAATATGTCGGTATCCGGCACCGTCGCCGCAATAGCCTGTTGCGCATCGTCCGTCGACGCCTCGTCAGCTACCGCGTCATGGTCGACCGACTCTGACTGAGGATCGATCTCCGACGTGTCAGGCGGAAGCGCTGACGGCATACAGGCCGTGACCACAGCAAGCGTCGTCAACAGGCACGCCAGGCGAGTGGCAGAAGCCGCTCGGTCAATGACGTTAATAATGGCTAGGGGACGGACCCTCATCAGTATTCTCCACAGGCTGTTCGATGACATCATCATACCCGAATAGCGCAAGATGCGGGTCTGGGGTCGCGACAGACAGGTGACCGTCGGCGCGAGAATATACGAGCTGCCCTCCGTATCCACCGAGGTTGAAAAAGTGTTTTGTCTGGCGCTTTGAGTGAGATACGATTCGCCCAAGGCGCATGGCGTCGTAGCGCGAATCGAGGCGACGGAATATCGTGATTCGAACACTGGCACCTGTTGCGGCACTGCTCTTCAGCGTCGCAATTCTTATCACCGGACAAGGTCTGCAGGGCACGCTGCTGCCTGTCCGCGCAAACCTCGAAGAATTCTCAGCGCTTATGGTCGGCATCATGGGCGCCGCCTATTTCTTGGGCTTTACCTTGGGCTGCGTTCGCGGCATCGACATGATTCGCAAGGTCGGTCATATCCGAGTGTTCGCGGCAATGACAGCGATCGCGTCCGCGACGCCGTTGCTGCATGGCTTGTTCATCCACGATGTCGCCTGGTGTATTTTTCGGTTCCTCAGTGGCTTTTGTTTCGCCGCCTTGTACGTGGTGATCGAAAGCTGGTTGAACGAAATGTCCACCAACGAAAACCGCGGCATGATTTTTTCGGTGTATGTGATTATTCACCTCACCGTGGTGGCACTCGGTCAGCAAATGTTGTTGCTCGCCGACCCCGCGCAAATGCCTTTGTTTGCCGCCATTACGGTGCTCGTTTCGCTGGCGGCCGTACCGGTGGCGTTATCAACTTCGCCCATGCCGCAAATTGTGCCGGAAGGCGTAAAGGTCAACTTCAAAAAGCTCTATGTGATCTCGCCCGCTGGCGTCCTGGGCTGTGTCGCTGCGGGCATCGCGAGCGGCATTTTTTATTCTCTCTCACCGCTTTACACCGCCGCTCAGAGTGACGATCTAACGCTGGCCGCCAGTTTCATGACCGCTGCGGTGCTCGGCGGCGCACTCGGCCAGTGGCCCTTGGGGTATGTCTCTGACCGCATCGACCGGCGTTTTGTGATCGCCTTTTGCGCCGTCGTTTGTTGTGCGCTCAGTGTTGGACTTTGGCTCGTATCCGGCCAACTCTCGACCAATACACTGCTGGTTGTGAATCTGATCTGGGGAGCCATGTCGTTTCCGATTTATTCTATTTCCATTGCCCACGCAAACGACTATGCGCAACCGGACGACTTTGTCATGATCTCCAGCGGTATGTTGCTCGTTTACGGCTTGGGCGCCGTCGTGGGCCCTTTTATTGGCTCCGCTTTTATTGGCATGGCGGGGGTTGGCGGCATGTTTTTGCCCATCGCAATCGCCGATGCGGCGCTCGCGCTGTATATTTTGTATCGCGTCTTCCAACGCGAACAAGCCGACTCGGACGATCAAATTCCATTTACCGAAGCCCTGGCGGCCGTTGTGACCAAGTCGCCGGTTTACGACTACTACGAAGACGAAGAAACGGACGAGCAACAGGCCGAGCCGCAGACGGCGCACGACGAGGATTCCGGAGCGGACTCGGAGACCTTGCCTTAATTCCATGCAACAACGCGCGACAGAAACGCCCATCGATCACCACGGGCGTCTGGCAGGAGTGACTGAACGCCCGTTCGGCCTAACTTAGGTCACGGCGTCGAGACAACACCAGTAGCTGATTGTTGGCTGGCATGACGTCGATTCGCAACAAGCTAAAGCCAGCTTGATCCGCCGTCTGGATCAGCGCCTCACGATGACGAATACCTTGCCAGGGATTGCTCTGACTGAGCGTGAGATCGAAACGGTAGTTACCCTCACTGGTCGCCCGCCCCCCGACGTGGAACGGACCATAGATCACCAACATGGCACCAGGGGACAAGCACCGCCCCGCGTTCACGCAAAGCCGTTTGACATCTTGCCAGGCCATGATGTGGCACGTATTGGCCGTAAAGATGACATCGACTGGCTCCTGGAAATGGTGCAGCGTAGCGGCCTCTAGCGCCACGGGGCGGATCACCTGATCATTGCCGTTGGCAGCCAAAAACGCGTTGATCTGTTCGAGATTGTCAGGAAGATCACTGGTGTACCAAGTGACATTCTGCAGCGCGTTCGTCATGTACACAGCGTGTTGACCGGTGCCGCTTCCAATCTCGAGTACACGCCAGTGTCGCTCGCCGCTCAATAGCGTTCGTAAACTCGCCAATATGGGTTGCTGATTGCGCTCGGCGGCTGGGGAATAGCCGAGTCGTGAGGGAACGCCCGGCACTACGCGCACCACGTTTGACGCGTGCACACACCGCGACGTTCAAGATCGCCGAAGGTCGACGGCCCCGTGCATCGACGGCGTTGCGCGTCACCGAACCGACCGCCCACCGCATTAAGATCGATAGACAGAAATCGGTGGGTCAGGCAGACCAACATCAATCGCGTGAATCGACAATCAGGAAGTGCTCCCGATAGTGTTTCAGCTCATTGATCGAATCGTGAATATCGCTCAGCGCGAGGTGTCGGTTTTCTTTCACAACGCCTTTGGCAATCGCCGGTGCCCAGCGTAACGCCAACTGCTTGAGCGCGCTGACGTCAAGATTGCGATAGTGAAAAAACGCCTCGAGCTCGGGCATTAGACGCGCCATAAACCGACGATCTTGGCAAATCGAATTACCGCACATGGGCGACGCGCCATCATTGACCCACTGGCGCAAGAAGGTCAGCGTCGCGGACTCGGCATCCCGAGTGTCGTGCGAGCTGGCAAGCACGCGGTCGGTAAGACCCGAATCACCGTGATGACGGGTATTCCACTCGTCCATGCTGTCCATGAGGGATCGTGGCTGCCGAATCGCGATTTCGGGTCCTTCAGCCAGTACGTTGAGATCCTGATCGGTGACCACCGTCGCGATCTCAATAATCATGTCGGTAAACGGGTCCAGTCCGGTCATTTCCAGGTCGATCCAGATCAGATTCGTGGACGGATTTGACATGGGGTTATAGTCCTCAATTGCTTGCGCGCCATAGTACCATTGGCTAAGCTCAGGCGCTCAATTTTGCATCTCCGCAGGTTTTCTTATGCACTCGTTCCAAATGGCCTTTTTGATTTTCCTCGCGGTCGGCACCGGTATCCGGCTGTGGCTGTCGTTTCGACAACTTCGCGCCATGCGCGAACGGCGCAATGCCCTCCCGGCGGGCTTCGACAAAGCGTTGTCACTGGAAGAACACCAAAAGGCCTCCGACTACACCGCTGCCGGCACACGCGTCGGTCTTTGGGACATCGTCATCGATACGCTGCTGTTGTTGGGCTGGACACTCGGCGGAGGATTACAGTGGATCGATAATCTCGTTAGCGCGTTCGGCTGGGGCCCGTTAGTCACCGGCGTAGCCAGTATCTTAGCGATACTCTTTGTGATGTCGCTACTTTCGATCCCACTGTCGCTCTATCGAACATTTGGCGTCGAGGCACGCTTCGGCTTTAATAAAATGACAGCCGGCTTGTTCGTGGGAGACATGGTTAAAGGCTGGCTAGTCGCGCTTGTATTGGCCGCTCCGCTGCTCGCAGCGATTCTATGGATCATGGACGCGACGGGGACTTACTGGTGGCTGTACGCATGGATCGTGTGGGTTGCGTTCTCACTGGCCATCACTTGGGCTTATCCGGCCTTTATCGCGCCGCTATTTAACACGTTCTCAAAGCTCTCCGACGAGTCGCTGATTTCGCGGATCGAGGCGTTGCTCGGTCGCTGTGGATTCCAAAGCAAAGGTATTTTTGTCATGGACGGCTCACGACGTTCGACGCATGGTAATGCCTACTTCACCGGTGTTGGCAACAATAAGCGTATTGTGTTCTTCGATACGCTGATCGACAGTCTCGAACCGCTGGAAGTCGAGGCCGTGCTCGCGCACGAGTTGGGTCATTTTCGAAAGAAACACATTCGCTCACGACTCATCTGGGGCTTCGCAACCGGTTTAATTGGATTGGCCATCCTTGGGTTCTTGAAAGACCAAACCTGGTTCTATACGTCACTGGGGGTGACGTCCATGACCAACCATATGGCGCTCATGCTCTTTATGCTCGTAATCCCTGTGTTCACGTTCTTTTTGACCCCCGTTAGCGCCTACTTTTCACGCAAGCACGAATTCGAAGCGGATGAGTATGCGCACGAACAAAGCGATGCCAATGCGCTGATCAGTGCCCTGGGCAAACTCTACAAAGAAAACGCGTCAACGCTTGTACCGGACGAGCTTCACAGTCGCTTTTACGATTCGCACCCACCTGGCCCTGTGCGGGTTGCCTATTTGCAAAAACTACTCAACGCATGACGAATAACGCCTCATGAGCACGGCCACGGCGACAGCGCAGGTCGTCGCCGCGTTTGGTCGTCAGGTTATTATTGAAACTCCCGCACGGGAACGTTTTAGCTGCCGTATGAAAGGCCGTCGGATCCGACCGGTGTGCGGCGACTACGTAACATGGTCACCCTTGGTGGACGACACCGTGGATGGCGTGGTCACCGCCATTAACGAGCGTGACAATGTGCTCATGCGACCAAACCGCCGCGGTCGCGATGAACACGTTGCGGCGAATCTCACCCGACTAATCGTCGTGTTCGCCTCCCAACCCCCTGCGGACC is a window encoding:
- a CDS encoding M48 family metallopeptidase; this translates as MRYIPKDVDAQVNLPDRHPLADLVWLGGGLLLIIVVVYLLGGFLIDQLVRFIPPEYDNRIGAQLPDDFLIEFGEPMVSGEQVERTHAIFEQLKRHLPNDDPRAYRLVIIDTPDINALAIPGGTIVVFRGLLDAATSENEVAMVLAHEFGHIYHQHHWRRLGRLALLTTGALLVGSNTSASNQIAGLSTHALFQGSNRQQEAESDRFGVELLCRYYGHGGGASDFFERHIDKDTLARRSISLFLTHPLSQERVDAIHIHREKIGCTTNPLSPWLTPSATPLD
- a CDS encoding MFS transporter, whose amino-acid sequence is MIRTLAPVAALLFSVAILITGQGLQGTLLPVRANLEEFSALMVGIMGAAYFLGFTLGCVRGIDMIRKVGHIRVFAAMTAIASATPLLHGLFIHDVAWCIFRFLSGFCFAALYVVIESWLNEMSTNENRGMIFSVYVIIHLTVVALGQQMLLLADPAQMPLFAAITVLVSLAAVPVALSTSPMPQIVPEGVKVNFKKLYVISPAGVLGCVAAGIASGIFYSLSPLYTAAQSDDLTLAASFMTAAVLGGALGQWPLGYVSDRIDRRFVIAFCAVVCCALSVGLWLVSGQLSTNTLLVVNLIWGAMSFPIYSISIAHANDYAQPDDFVMISSGMLLVYGLGAVVGPFIGSAFIGMAGVGGMFLPIAIADAALALYILYRVFQREQADSDDQIPFTEALAAVVTKSPVYDYYEDEETDEQQAEPQTAHDEDSGADSETLP
- a CDS encoding DUF938 domain-containing protein, with translation MHASNVVRVVPGVPSRLGYSPAAERNQQPILASLRTLLSGERHWRVLEIGSGTGQHAVYMTNALQNVTWYTSDLPDNLEQINAFLAANGNDQVIRPVALEAATLHHFQEPVDVIFTANTCHIMAWQDVKRLCVNAGRCLSPGAMLVIYGPFHVGGRATSEGNYRFDLTLSQSNPWQGIRHREALIQTADQAGFSLLRIDVMPANNQLLVLSRRRDLS
- the orn gene encoding oligoribonuclease, with the translated sequence MSNPSTNLIWIDLEMTGLDPFTDMIIEIATVVTDQDLNVLAEGPEIAIRQPRSLMDSMDEWNTRHHGDSGLTDRVLASSHDTRDAESATLTFLRQWVNDGASPMCGNSICQDRRFMARLMPELEAFFHYRNLDVSALKQLALRWAPAIAKGVVKENRHLALSDIHDSINELKHYREHFLIVDSRD
- a CDS encoding M48 family metallopeptidase, whose translation is MHSFQMAFLIFLAVGTGIRLWLSFRQLRAMRERRNALPAGFDKALSLEEHQKASDYTAAGTRVGLWDIVIDTLLLLGWTLGGGLQWIDNLVSAFGWGPLVTGVASILAILFVMSLLSIPLSLYRTFGVEARFGFNKMTAGLFVGDMVKGWLVALVLAAPLLAAILWIMDATGTYWWLYAWIVWVAFSLAITWAYPAFIAPLFNTFSKLSDESLISRIEALLGRCGFQSKGIFVMDGSRRSTHGNAYFTGVGNNKRIVFFDTLIDSLEPLEVEAVLAHELGHFRKKHIRSRLIWGFATGLIGLAILGFLKDQTWFYTSLGVTSMTNHMALMLFMLVIPVFTFFLTPVSAYFSRKHEFEADEYAHEQSDANALISALGKLYKENASTLVPDELHSRFYDSHPPGPVRVAYLQKLLNA